CTACGACATCTTCCGCACCCACGAGGACCCGGTGGGCCTGATGCGCTACCGGGTCGGCAACCTGCACCGTACCGACCTGCAGCGCGTCGACCGGTCCAGCATGATGAACTCCGTCGAGACCAGGGTCCCGTTCATGGACCGCGACCTCCTCACGTTCTCCTACAACCTCCCCATGGACCTGAAACTCCGCGGCGGGGTGGAGAAGTGGATCCTGCGGCAGGCCTTCGAGGGAGACCTCCCGCCGTACATCGCGAACCGTCCCAAGGCACGCATGCCTGACGGCAGCGGCCTGAAGAACACGCTCGTGGAGTACGCGCGCCGGCCCGCCGACGTGGACGAGGACCTGCTGCGCGAACTCGGGATCGAGACACAGGAAGGCGCGTTCCTGCTGAGCGTGTACCTGAAGGCCGGCTTCCCCGTGCCGAAGGAACGGCACAAACGGCCCGGCTACGACTACCCCGCCAACGCCTACTTCGACTTCGTCTCTTAGCCAGTCGTCCCATGAAGGAGAGACCGCGATGGAATATCTGCCCGGCCTGACGGTCGAGAAGTTCGAGCGGCTGTTCGCCGAGAGGTTCCCCGAGATGGCGTCCGCGCTGTGGCTGCGGCGTCCCGGCGGGGAGGCGATCCTCGACCTCGGGAGGACCACGACCAACGAGTTCGGTTCCGACGACTCCGGCGGCAGAGGCGACTCGTTCCGGCGGGCACACGAACGCAGCAGCGTGAAGGCCACCGGGATGAGCAACCTGCTGGAACTGGCGACCGGCCTCACCGGCGTGGACCGCCTGCCCGCGGGCTTCCGGCTCCTCGACGTCCTCGGCGGCAGCGGCACCCTGGTGCGGGTCACGCGCGAACTGCCCCAATGGCGTACCGACAGGGACTGGATCCTGACCGGCGACGTCGCGCCGGAGATGGCCGCGCAGGCCTTCGACTACGGCCTGCCTGCCGTACGCCAGCCCGCGCAGTTCCTGCTGTGCCACGACGACGCGTTCGACGCCGTGCTGGTGGCGTACGGCGCGCACCACATCCCGGTGGAGGAGAGAAACGGCTGCTACGCGGAGGCCCAGCGGGTCCTGCGTCCCGGTGGCCGCCTGGTGGTCCACGACTTCGAGACCGGCACCCCCATGGCCCACTGGTTCGAGCAGATCGTCGACGCCTACAGCCCCACCGGCCACCAGTACACCCACTTCACCGCGACCGACTTCGAGAAGGACCTGACAGCCGCCGGCTTCACCGACGTGCGAACCGTCCGGGTCTACGACCCCATCACCATCACCGCCGACGACGCGGCGTCCGCAAGGAACCGCATGCTCTGGTACGTGCGCAACGCGTACGGCCTCACCCCCCCGGACGGCCCGACCACTGACGAGGAGGTCCTGAACTGGGTCGAGCACCTGGTCACCACCTGTCTGCGCTACACGAAGGACGACTTCGCCTCCCTGGAAGCAGTCCCCGAGCAGGTACGGTCCGCCGGAACACTGACCGTCTACGAGACCGATGAGGGCTTCCGTGCCGAACTTCCACGGATCGCTTACGTCGCGGTCGCCGTGAACGCCGACCCGGCGGCGTAGCCGAACAGATCGGCGTTCCGCCGGAACCCCACGCGGAACGCCGATCCTGCCGGCGGTCAGATCTCGACGAGGGCGAAGCACACGGTGTTGATCGGCACCACGCCGTCACGAAGCTCGACGACCGTACGAGTAGGCCCGTCGCAGTAGTGGTCGCAACGAAAAAGCCCCGCACCATGATCAGTGCGAGGCGTTCGGGCTGGTGGGCCTACCAGGACTTGAACCTGGGACCTCTTCCTTGTCAGCTCGATCCCTCTACCCGTGATGAGCTTCCGGCAGGCGGGGACGCGACACCGGAGTGAGCGACAGCGCTGGAGCCCGCAGGGCCCGCTTACCCTCGACCGGGATTGGGATTTCGCCACCCGGTGGATGCGCCGCCCGCAGACCGGTGTCGTGCGAGTCAGGCGGCACGGGCGGGCTCCGCCGATCGGCGCCGTCAGGGTCCGGCGGGCTGAAAGTTGCATCCGCGACCTGCATCCTCGCGACCCGCCTGGTCGCGTTGTCGACAGGCCGCGACACTCACTTCTACCGTCTGTGTAGCGCGT
The window above is part of the Sphaerisporangium rubeum genome. Proteins encoded here:
- a CDS encoding class I SAM-dependent methyltransferase, translated to MEYLPGLTVEKFERLFAERFPEMASALWLRRPGGEAILDLGRTTTNEFGSDDSGGRGDSFRRAHERSSVKATGMSNLLELATGLTGVDRLPAGFRLLDVLGGSGTLVRVTRELPQWRTDRDWILTGDVAPEMAAQAFDYGLPAVRQPAQFLLCHDDAFDAVLVAYGAHHIPVEERNGCYAEAQRVLRPGGRLVVHDFETGTPMAHWFEQIVDAYSPTGHQYTHFTATDFEKDLTAAGFTDVRTVRVYDPITITADDAASARNRMLWYVRNAYGLTPPDGPTTDEEVLNWVEHLVTTCLRYTKDDFASLEAVPEQVRSAGTLTVYETDEGFRAELPRIAYVAVAVNADPAA